One genomic segment of Trichoplusia ni isolate ovarian cell line Hi5 chromosome 5, tn1, whole genome shotgun sequence includes these proteins:
- the LOC113494100 gene encoding facilitated trehalose transporter Tret1-like, with protein MDSEKVSVKAFLVQGSAALAISALTTLTGLVFSWPSYNVANFISNGTVLQEPMTSLQVSLLGSLTNVGAMILTPFCGYFVNNLGRKYSAMLFGLPFVLTWSIISVTTSIPMVLTAVALAGFGTAGQTISSIYISEIVQDSIRGAMMSTVVSSYFLGVLISYILGGVLSYYQIIYIDLTMSVLYVVLLAFLKESPVFLMQRGREKEAAESIAFYRRVSVTAKEVQVEIAKIKLLLDPRLEKMLEGSDEPTVTKELIENPPEEKKLSEWQFLKQSPTSIRALTTSFACMATMILMGNIAFQVYAETLFQEAVPSYDSNQCSVFLAIILLLASVICSFIIDKFGRKPLMILTAAIASVCTLLLGVQLQFDLAPEWVSAFIIYVYSFIFNVGVAVIPYVLSAELFLPEVRGLCGSITMTSGWALNFITVLLFTPAIEVVGIPVMFYIFSVVGFVGATYCFFNLPETKGLSVDAIQLLFVKKTKRKNEV; from the exons ATGGATAGTGAGAAAGTGAGTGTTAAAGCCTTTTTGGTGCAAGGTTCGGCGGCATTGGCAA TTTCTGCCCTCACCACACTCACAGGCCTGGTCTTCTCCTGGCCTTCCTACAATGTCGCGAACTTCATATCCAACGGGACCGTCCTCCAAGAGCCCATGACGTCACTACAAGTGTCCCTATTGGGGAGCTTGACGAATGTGGGGGCTATGATACTGACCCCCTTCTGTGGATATTTCGTCAATAATTTGGGGAGGAAATACAGTGCGATGTTATTTGGACTGCCTTTTGTG TTGACGTGGTCAATCATCTCCGTGACTACTTCAATACCTATGGTCCTGACAGCCGTAGCTCTAGCCGGGTTCGGGACGGCAGGACAGACGATCTCATCCATATACATATCCGAGATCGTCCAGGATTCCATCAGAGGAGCCATGATGTCGACTGTGGTCTCAAGCTACTTCCTCGGAGTACTGATCTCGTACATCCTGGGAGGGGTTCTGTCTTATTATCAGATTATATATATAGATCTGACGATGTCTGTTCTCTATGTGGTGCTGTTGGCATTCTTGAAGGAGTCGCCTGTGTTTTTGATGCAGAGGGGTAGAGAGAAG GAAGCCGCTGAATCTATTGCCTTTTACCGACGAGTAAGCGTCACTGCAAAAGAGGTGCAAGTTGAGATAGCCAAGATCAAACTCCTGCTGGATCCGAGATTAGAAAAGATGCTGGAAGGATCAGAcg AACCTACAGTAACTAAGGAATTGATTGAGAACCCTCCAGAGGAGAAGAAGCTTTCAGAATGGcaatttttaa AACAATCTCCAACATCGATCCGGGCTCTGACAACCAGTTTCGCCTGCATGGCAACCATGATCCTGATGGGCAACATCGCCTTCCAGGTCTACGCGGAGACCTTGTTCCAAGAAGCTGTACCATCGTATGACTCAAACCAGTGTTCAGTATTCCTAGCCATCATACTGCTTTTAGCAAGTGTTATTTGCTCGTTCATCATTGACAAGTTTGGGAGAAAG CCACTGATGATCCTGACAGCAGCCATCGCCAGTGTATGCACGCTCCTATTGGGAGTACAGCTGCAGTTCGACCTGGCTCCTGAGTGGGTTTCAGCATTCATCATCTATGTATACAGTTTCATTTTCAACGTAGGAGTTGCTGTTATTCCTTACGTTTTGAGTGCTGAACTGTTTTTGCCTGAG GTGCGAGGCCTCTGCGGTAGTATTACCATGACCTCTGGTTGGGCCTTGAACTTCATCACTGTCCTACTATTCACACCAGCGATAGAAGTTGTTGGAATCCCTGTAATGTTCTACATTTTCTCCGTCGTCGGTTTTGTAGGAGCAACGTACTGCTTTTTCAATTTACCTGAAACTAAAGGTCTGTCAGTAGATGCCATCCAATTGTTATTTGTGAAGAAGACGAAGAGGAAAAACGAGGTGTAG